In the genome of Variibacter gotjawalensis, one region contains:
- a CDS encoding DUF3572 domain-containing protein, which yields MRGKTTVLTVEGAEKIAISALIYVAGDDELCQRFLSLTGMTPQTLRTAAADPGFLSAVLDFVAAHEPTLTAFASHAGIQPGEVDSARHTLGGGNWERETA from the coding sequence ATGCGCGGAAAGACGACGGTATTGACCGTCGAAGGTGCGGAAAAGATTGCGATTTCCGCACTTATATATGTCGCGGGTGATGACGAATTGTGCCAGCGATTCTTGTCGCTTACAGGCATGACACCGCAAACATTGCGCACCGCCGCTGCCGATCCCGGATTTTTGTCAGCAGTTCTCGATTTTGTGGCCGCGCATGAGCCGACTCTCACTGCTTTTGCGTCTCACGCCGGGATACAACCCGGAGAAGTCGATTCGGCACGCCACACGTTGGGTGGCGGGAATTGGGAGCGGGAGACCGCTTAA